In one window of Dokdonia sp. PRO95 DNA:
- a CDS encoding alkaline phosphatase D family protein → MSNPSNKRRLFLRNTLLATGGIILIPNFISCSNDDDLALDNAIIPENLTTSNFELGVASFDPTSNQVIIWTHYTTEASQATITYELSTDVNFNTIVRSGEVITDSSRDFTVSVEVQDLEAGQKLYYRFANLEDNTISVIGETITLPSSGLDAVSMGVVSCANYAAGLFNVYDAIGNSDVDIIVHLGDYIYEYGENQYGTNENTVALGRVPEPNYEIVSLDDYRQRYRQYRSDAGLQLAHQKKPFIAVWDDHEITNDTYQDGAQNHQDDEGDFETRKQAALQAYSEYLPAMTNDVNIIYRSFKIGDLADLIMLDTRLVGRDKQLDFNNYFGSTGSFDFTAFGEDLVDPNRSMLGVQQKSWFQSALANSSSKYQVIGQQVLMGKMFIPAELIITIGTILGEIGATGSVSAGTTAFFQAQLTELVELKLRVQANDPTLTAQEIGRVSNTIPYNLDAWDGYLVEREELMSSFVGKDVVVLAGDTHNAWYNDLTLQDGTAVGKELATASVSSPGFEGILGGDAATITGFQQAMTILIDGLNYFNATERGYLKVTLSGSGVQSDWIFIDTIASSNYTTHTGHSESF, encoded by the coding sequence ATGAGTAATCCATCTAATAAAAGGAGACTTTTTCTACGTAATACATTGCTGGCTACTGGCGGTATAATATTGATTCCTAACTTTATAAGCTGTTCTAATGATGATGATTTAGCGTTAGATAATGCTATCATACCAGAAAACCTTACCACTTCAAATTTTGAACTTGGCGTAGCGAGTTTTGACCCTACGAGTAATCAAGTCATTATCTGGACACATTATACTACAGAAGCAAGTCAAGCAACGATTACATATGAATTGAGTACGGATGTAAATTTTAATACTATTGTAAGAAGTGGCGAGGTAATTACAGATAGTAGCCGCGACTTTACAGTTAGTGTTGAGGTACAAGATCTGGAGGCAGGTCAAAAATTATATTATCGCTTTGCAAATCTAGAAGACAACACTATTTCTGTAATAGGAGAGACTATTACTTTACCATCGAGCGGCCTTGATGCAGTATCTATGGGAGTGGTTTCTTGTGCAAACTATGCTGCTGGACTTTTTAATGTATATGATGCAATAGGAAATTCTGATGTGGATATTATAGTTCACTTAGGGGATTATATTTACGAGTACGGAGAGAATCAATATGGAACAAATGAAAATACGGTTGCATTAGGTAGAGTCCCTGAGCCTAATTATGAAATCGTAAGTCTTGATGATTATCGCCAGAGATATCGTCAATATCGCAGTGATGCAGGACTACAACTAGCACATCAAAAAAAACCGTTTATTGCCGTATGGGATGATCACGAAATTACAAATGACACTTATCAAGATGGAGCCCAAAATCATCAAGATGACGAAGGTGATTTTGAAACTCGCAAGCAGGCAGCACTCCAAGCATATAGTGAGTATTTACCAGCAATGACAAATGATGTAAATATCATTTATAGAAGTTTTAAAATAGGAGATCTTGCAGATTTAATTATGCTTGATACTCGATTAGTAGGTCGTGATAAGCAACTAGATTTTAATAACTACTTTGGGAGTACTGGTAGTTTTGATTTTACTGCATTTGGCGAAGATCTAGTAGATCCTAACCGTAGTATGTTAGGCGTACAACAAAAGAGCTGGTTCCAGAGTGCCCTAGCAAATAGTTCTTCAAAGTATCAAGTGATAGGGCAGCAGGTGCTTATGGGAAAAATGTTTATACCAGCAGAGCTTATCATTACAATAGGAACTATTTTAGGAGAAATAGGAGCAACAGGATCGGTGTCTGCCGGAACTACGGCTTTCTTTCAAGCGCAGCTTACCGAGCTGGTAGAGCTCAAACTACGTGTACAAGCAAATGATCCAACGCTTACCGCCCAAGAGATAGGGCGAGTGTCTAATACAATTCCTTACAATCTTGACGCTTGGGATGGATACTTAGTAGAACGAGAAGAGTTAATGAGTAGCTTTGTAGGGAAAGATGTGGTTGTTCTTGCGGGCGATACACATAATGCGTGGTATAATGATCTTACACTTCAAGATGGAACTGCTGTGGGTAAGGAGCTTGCAACAGCTTCTGTTAGTTCGCCAGGATTTGAAGGTATTTTAGGAGGTGATGCAGCTACAATTACAGGGTTCCAACAAGCAATGACCATTCTTATAGATGGACTTAATTACTTTAATGCAACAGAGCGTGGCTATCTTAAAGTAACTTTAAGTGGTTCTGGAGTGCAGTCTGATTGGATTTTTATTGATACGATTGCTTCTTCAAACTATACGACGCATACAGGTCACTCTGAGAGTTTCTAG
- a CDS encoding asparagine synthetase B, with protein sequence MKKLLILSFLIMNFAFAKASYILIPMDVESQREHLKAYGITYWSLDKNQKVKWLLNYRGGSFLLPDTEDVRRECTIRGVSYEVLSDGQTEQILTEIASPSQNMEAIVLEKAPKIAVYTPDSKVPWDDAVTMVLTYAEIPYTTIYDTEVLSDQLILYDWLHLHHEDFTGQFGKFYGSYRASPWYIEEKKAAEALAAQLGYNKVSKEKGDVALKIRDYVVGGGFMFAMCSATDSFDIALSAEGVDICEPMFDGDPSEPGYTSKIDFQKTFAFKNYTLERSPTTYEFSSIDMTRKRKIPFQTDYFTLKDYSAKWDPIPTMLCQNHTALVKGFMGQTTSYDPETIKSNVLVMGENLTNGEARYIHGIKGKGFFTFYGGHDPEDYQHRVGDPKTELELHPNSPGYRLILNNVLFPAARKKKQKT encoded by the coding sequence ATGAAGAAACTACTTATATTATCCTTTTTGATAATGAATTTCGCTTTCGCGAAAGCGTCATATATCCTCATTCCGATGGATGTAGAGTCACAAAGGGAGCATCTTAAAGCTTATGGAATCACGTACTGGTCACTTGATAAAAACCAAAAAGTAAAATGGTTGCTTAACTATAGAGGCGGCTCTTTCTTGCTACCAGATACCGAAGACGTACGGCGCGAGTGTACCATACGTGGTGTCTCTTATGAAGTATTATCAGACGGACAAACGGAGCAAATTCTAACAGAAATAGCAAGTCCATCTCAGAATATGGAAGCAATTGTATTAGAAAAAGCACCAAAAATTGCTGTTTACACACCAGACAGTAAGGTGCCTTGGGATGATGCCGTAACCATGGTGCTTACCTATGCAGAGATACCTTATACTACGATTTACGATACAGAAGTACTGAGTGATCAACTTATTTTATATGACTGGTTACACTTACATCACGAGGATTTTACTGGGCAGTTTGGAAAATTTTATGGTTCTTATCGTGCCTCGCCTTGGTACATAGAAGAGAAAAAAGCTGCCGAGGCACTTGCGGCCCAATTAGGTTACAATAAGGTATCAAAGGAAAAAGGAGATGTTGCTCTGAAGATACGTGACTATGTTGTGGGTGGAGGTTTTATGTTTGCCATGTGTAGTGCAACAGATAGCTTTGATATTGCCCTCTCTGCCGAGGGAGTAGATATTTGCGAACCAATGTTTGACGGAGATCCTAGCGAACCAGGATATACTTCAAAAATAGATTTTCAAAAAACATTTGCTTTTAAAAATTATACGCTAGAACGTTCTCCTACTACCTATGAGTTTTCGTCTATTGATATGACACGCAAGCGTAAGATTCCTTTTCAAACAGACTATTTTACCTTAAAAGATTATAGTGCAAAATGGGATCCTATCCCTACGATGCTTTGTCAAAATCATACGGCACTTGTAAAAGGGTTTATGGGACAGACTACGAGTTATGATCCTGAGACTATAAAATCTAATGTGCTAGTCATGGGAGAAAATCTCACAAATGGTGAAGCGAGATACATTCACGGGATTAAAGGAAAAGGATTTTTTACCTTTTATGGAGGGCACGATCCAGAAGATTATCAGCATAGAGTAGGTGATCCTAAGACAGAGTTAGAACTACATCCTAACTCACCTGGTTATCGTTTGATTTTAAATAACGTACTGTTTCCAGCAGCACGCAAGAAGAAACAAAAAACCTAA
- a CDS encoding DUF2911 domain-containing protein, whose amino-acid sequence MKKFFMTAMVALAFVAAPSVTAQDFKVDKSPMDQAAFPSNYKESNKQVKVTYSRPQLKERELSKLAPDGKVWRLGANEAAEITLYKDMKLGTTPVKAGTYTMYAMPNGAEWTIILSSDLNVWGSYFYKEANDVARITVPVTQADESIEYFGMEFLPVDQGAHLHMAWGNARVEVPFYN is encoded by the coding sequence ATGAAAAAGTTTTTTATGACTGCTATGGTTGCACTAGCGTTTGTTGCTGCACCATCTGTAACTGCACAAGATTTTAAAGTAGACAAAAGCCCAATGGATCAAGCGGCTTTTCCATCTAATTACAAGGAATCAAATAAACAAGTAAAAGTAACATATAGCCGCCCTCAACTTAAGGAGCGTGAGCTTTCTAAACTTGCTCCAGACGGAAAAGTATGGAGATTAGGTGCAAATGAAGCAGCAGAGATTACACTTTACAAGGATATGAAATTAGGTACTACTCCAGTAAAAGCAGGAACGTACACAATGTATGCAATGCCTAATGGAGCCGAGTGGACCATTATTTTAAGCTCTGATCTCAATGTATGGGGATCTTACTTTTACAAAGAAGCAAATGATGTAGCTCGTATCACGGTACCAGTAACACAAGCAGATGAGTCTATTGAGTATTTTGGGATGGAATTCTTACCTGTAGATCAAGGAGCTCACCTTCACATGGCGTGGGGTAATGCTCGCGTAGAAGTACCTTTCTATAACTAA
- the asnB gene encoding asparagine synthase B has protein sequence MCGIVCAFDLKEKAEDLRPQLLEMSKKIRHRGPDWNGVFNNDKAIMTHERLSIVDPASGKQPLFSKDKSLVLAANGEIYNHKELRETITGDYEFQTASDCEIILALYKEYGHDFCDKLNGIFGFALYDVAKDEYFVARDHMGIIPLYMGWDQHGTFYVASELKALEGVCSKIELFPPGHYYSSVTGELTRWYSRDWMEFDNVKDNESSIEELHDALAASIKRQLMSDVPYGVLLSGGLDSSITSAVAKLYAEKRIESGDEQAAWWPQLHSFSIGLKGSPDLAAAQVVADHIGTVHHPIEFTIQEGLDAIRDVIYHLETYDITTIRASTPMYLMARVIKSMGVKMVLSGEGADEIFGGYLYFHKAPNAKEFHEETVRKLDKLHMYDCLRANKSLAAWGIEGRVPFLDKEFMDVAMRLNPQDKMITKERKMEKWILRKAFEKYLPESVAWRQKEQFSDGVGYSWIDSLKDIVDEAVSATQMENAHHRFPIHTPQNKEEFYYRTIFEEHFPSDAAARCVPSVPSVACSTPTALEWDEAFKNMNDPSGRAVAFVHDDAY, from the coding sequence ATGTGTGGAATTGTATGCGCCTTTGATCTCAAGGAGAAAGCCGAAGATTTACGCCCCCAATTATTAGAAATGTCTAAAAAAATTCGCCATAGAGGGCCGGATTGGAATGGCGTGTTTAATAATGATAAAGCGATCATGACACATGAACGTCTGTCTATAGTAGATCCAGCTTCTGGAAAACAACCATTATTTTCAAAAGATAAGAGTCTAGTACTTGCGGCAAATGGCGAGATATATAATCATAAAGAATTGCGTGAGACTATAACAGGTGATTATGAGTTTCAAACAGCATCAGACTGTGAGATCATACTAGCACTTTATAAAGAATACGGTCACGACTTTTGCGATAAACTTAATGGGATTTTTGGATTTGCGCTATATGACGTAGCAAAAGATGAATATTTTGTGGCCCGTGATCACATGGGAATTATTCCGCTATACATGGGATGGGATCAGCATGGGACTTTTTATGTGGCTTCTGAGTTGAAGGCACTAGAAGGTGTTTGTTCTAAGATAGAATTATTTCCTCCAGGACATTACTACTCTAGTGTAACAGGAGAGCTCACACGCTGGTATTCTCGCGACTGGATGGAATTTGATAACGTAAAAGATAACGAGTCAAGTATAGAAGAGTTGCACGATGCACTAGCGGCATCTATAAAACGCCAACTTATGAGTGATGTGCCTTATGGGGTATTGCTTTCTGGAGGTTTAGATTCTTCAATCACCAGTGCAGTTGCAAAGCTATATGCAGAAAAGCGTATAGAATCTGGTGATGAGCAAGCTGCATGGTGGCCACAGTTACACTCTTTTAGTATAGGACTCAAAGGTTCTCCAGATCTTGCAGCTGCTCAGGTAGTTGCAGATCATATAGGGACAGTACATCACCCTATTGAGTTTACGATACAAGAAGGACTAGATGCCATACGTGATGTAATCTATCATCTAGAAACGTATGATATCACCACGATAAGAGCGAGTACGCCTATGTACTTAATGGCTCGCGTGATCAAATCTATGGGAGTAAAAATGGTACTCTCAGGAGAAGGGGCAGATGAGATTTTTGGAGGATATTTATATTTCCATAAGGCGCCTAATGCCAAAGAGTTTCATGAGGAAACTGTGCGTAAACTAGATAAGTTACACATGTATGACTGTCTACGGGCAAATAAATCACTTGCAGCCTGGGGAATAGAAGGACGTGTTCCTTTCTTAGATAAAGAATTTATGGATGTCGCTATGCGTCTTAACCCTCAAGATAAAATGATTACTAAGGAGCGTAAGATGGAAAAATGGATCTTGCGTAAAGCCTTTGAAAAGTATTTACCTGAAAGTGTAGCTTGGAGACAGAAAGAGCAGTTCTCAGACGGTGTAGGTTACTCATGGATTGATAGTCTTAAGGACATAGTAGATGAAGCCGTGAGTGCAACTCAAATGGAAAATGCACATCATAGATTCCCTATCCATACGCCTCAAAACAAAGAAGAGTTTTACTACCGTACTATTTTTGAAGAGCACTTCCCAAGTGATGCTGCAGCACGCTGTGTGCCTTCTGTGCCAAGTGTAGCTTGTAGTACACCTACAGCACTAGAATGGGATGAAGCTTTTAAAAACATGAATGATCCATCAGGTAGAGCTGTTGCTTTTGTACATGATGATGCTTATTAA
- a CDS encoding L-dopachrome tautomerase-related protein: MNKTILSLLVVFSIISCKNTTETKEAQKTQESPVITEVATFTGQQVTGVTVSNEGRIFANFPRWRKGVENSVVEVLENNESAAFPNEQWNTWEDGKEINDSLFVAVQSVVAFNNDLYVVDTRNPLFGGVIDNPKIFVFDLTTNSLKRTYTIDETSIHKDSYINDVRIDAKNNKAYFTDSGHAGLVVLDLESGESKRVLNEHTSTLAEVSQLTFPGGSTWENTVHSDGIALDVNNDILYYHALSGYSLYAIPTAVLNNGTQEEIENSVSLVKKTSAPDGMILDDASNLYFADLENNKVMKMDANTKEVSTLIEGDQVRWADTFSIYKGDLYYTNSRINEITGPLGDMKFTINKVSID; this comes from the coding sequence ATGAATAAAACAATACTATCGCTACTTGTTGTATTTTCTATTATAAGCTGCAAGAACACTACAGAAACAAAAGAAGCACAAAAAACTCAGGAAAGCCCAGTAATTACTGAAGTAGCTACCTTTACAGGACAACAGGTTACAGGTGTTACGGTAAGTAATGAAGGTAGAATATTTGCTAATTTTCCAAGATGGAGAAAAGGTGTAGAAAACTCTGTAGTTGAAGTATTAGAAAATAATGAGTCGGCTGCATTCCCTAACGAACAGTGGAATACATGGGAAGATGGAAAAGAAATTAATGATTCGCTTTTTGTAGCGGTACAATCTGTAGTCGCTTTCAATAATGACTTATATGTAGTGGATACACGTAATCCATTATTTGGTGGTGTGATTGACAACCCAAAAATCTTTGTATTTGACTTAACTACAAACTCATTAAAACGCACTTACACTATTGATGAAACTAGCATCCATAAAGACTCATACATAAACGATGTGCGTATAGATGCAAAAAACAACAAAGCTTACTTTACAGACTCTGGACATGCAGGACTTGTAGTTTTAGACCTTGAGTCTGGCGAATCTAAAAGAGTTTTAAATGAGCACACCTCAACACTAGCTGAAGTAAGCCAACTTACTTTTCCCGGTGGCAGTACTTGGGAGAACACAGTACATTCTGATGGTATTGCATTAGATGTAAATAATGACATTTTATATTACCACGCACTGAGCGGTTATAGCTTATATGCTATCCCTACGGCTGTTTTAAATAATGGTACTCAAGAAGAAATAGAAAATAGCGTATCTCTAGTTAAAAAAACAAGCGCACCAGATGGGATGATACTTGATGATGCTAGTAACCTTTACTTCGCCGACTTAGAAAATAACAAGGTGATGAAAATGGATGCTAACACTAAAGAAGTTTCTACACTTATTGAAGGTGACCAAGTACGCTGGGCAGATACCTTTAGTATTTACAAAGGCGATTTATATTACACCAACTCTAGAATAAATGAAATTACAGGTCCTCTAGGGGATATGAAATTTACTATCAATAAAGTGAGTATTGATTAA
- a CDS encoding ATP-grasp domain-containing protein, whose amino-acid sequence MFLIDKPFASDFLIATIKENNYPIIATPIAKSIIQDDTLNWIEEQDAVAIYNDNPETALYSNSENALVWIEEHLGDSTLARQINILKDKVQFRELTKSLFPDFYFQKLSLTDVHLLDAETLKFPFVIKPSVGFFSIGVHIIHDQHDWKQAKKELHPEKLKSIFPKNVLDTTYFIIEEFIQGEEFAIDYYHNANGEVVILNILHHLFSSGKDTSDRVYCTSKDTITTYSAAIHEFLSALGQELQLKNFPAHAEIRIDASGKITPIEVNPLRFGGFCTTGDSLGVTLDFNSYVCFRESKKPNWDHIFKGKEDKVFSIIILDNSTGIPAESIKSFDYKKIATKFEKPVLVRPLDIHSYPVFGFIFTETSLGNERELTDILTSDLKEYVTT is encoded by the coding sequence ATGTTTTTAATAGACAAGCCCTTTGCTTCAGATTTTCTTATTGCAACTATAAAAGAAAATAACTACCCCATTATTGCCACTCCAATTGCAAAGTCCATTATTCAAGATGACACGCTCAACTGGATAGAGGAGCAGGATGCGGTAGCTATCTATAACGATAATCCAGAAACAGCATTATATTCAAACTCAGAAAACGCGCTGGTATGGATAGAAGAGCACCTAGGAGATAGCACACTTGCTCGTCAAATAAATATTTTAAAAGACAAAGTCCAATTTAGAGAGCTTACTAAAAGCTTGTTTCCAGACTTTTATTTTCAAAAGCTTTCTCTAACTGATGTCCATCTTCTAGATGCCGAAACATTAAAATTCCCTTTTGTTATTAAACCTAGTGTTGGCTTTTTCAGCATAGGAGTTCATATCATCCACGATCAACATGATTGGAAACAGGCAAAGAAGGAATTACACCCAGAGAAGCTCAAAAGCATCTTTCCTAAAAATGTGCTGGACACCACATATTTTATTATTGAAGAATTTATTCAAGGAGAAGAATTTGCTATAGATTACTATCACAATGCAAATGGTGAGGTTGTAATTTTAAACATTTTACACCACCTATTCTCTTCTGGCAAAGATACTAGCGATCGCGTTTATTGCACCTCAAAAGATACTATCACCACATATAGTGCTGCCATACATGAATTCTTAAGTGCGTTAGGACAAGAATTACAACTCAAGAATTTTCCTGCGCATGCAGAGATACGCATCGATGCTTCTGGAAAAATAACTCCTATTGAGGTTAATCCGCTGCGTTTTGGAGGATTTTGTACTACGGGTGACTCACTTGGTGTTACCTTAGATTTTAATTCTTATGTATGCTTTCGCGAAAGCAAAAAACCTAACTGGGACCACATATTTAAAGGCAAGGAGGATAAAGTCTTTAGCATAATTATACTAGACAATAGTACGGGTATCCCTGCCGAAAGCATCAAAAGTTTTGACTACAAAAAGATAGCTACAAAGTTTGAAAAACCAGTACTAGTAAGACCTCTGGATATACATAGCTATCCTGTATTTGGATTTATTTTTACAGAAACGAGCCTTGGTAATGAGCGCGAACTCACAGATATCTTAACTTCTGATTTAAAGGAATACGTTACTACATAA
- a CDS encoding MarC family protein: MSEIITSIFFIFAVIDPIGSIPVYLEATKEFDLRHKKKIAVRASVIAFLILLFFIVIGQLILEGMSVSLNAFQISGGVILFLFALTMIFGDGKPEDEKNKITDYKHVTIFPIAIPSIASPGAIMAVVLMTDNHIYSIQEQFIATALVLFVIGLTCLILLGANKLQDRIGNYGITVISKIMGLILAAYAVQSILSGISSYFGTGIA; this comes from the coding sequence ATGTCTGAAATCATCACTTCCATTTTCTTCATTTTTGCAGTGATTGACCCTATAGGATCTATCCCTGTATATCTAGAGGCTACAAAAGAATTTGATTTACGTCACAAAAAGAAAATTGCCGTTAGAGCTTCTGTGATAGCATTTTTAATACTCTTATTTTTTATAGTGATAGGACAGCTCATTCTTGAAGGAATGTCTGTATCCTTGAATGCCTTCCAGATTTCTGGAGGTGTAATACTATTTCTATTTGCGCTTACTATGATTTTTGGCGATGGTAAACCAGAAGACGAAAAAAATAAAATTACAGATTATAAACACGTTACCATATTCCCCATTGCAATACCGTCTATTGCTTCTCCTGGAGCAATTATGGCTGTGGTTTTAATGACAGATAACCATATTTACTCTATACAGGAACAGTTTATAGCTACAGCACTCGTGCTGTTTGTGATAGGACTTACTTGTTTGATTTTACTTGGAGCAAATAAACTTCAAGATCGCATAGGTAACTACGGGATTACTGTTATTAGTAAAATAATGGGACTCATCTTAGCCGCGTATGCTGTACAAAGTATTTTGAGCGGGATAAGCTCTTATTTTGGGACAGGTATCGCTTAA
- the radC gene encoding DNA repair protein RadC encodes MAIKSSTDAASYISIKNWSEDDRPREKLMVKGRSVLSDAELIAILISSGSREESAVSLSKRILSQAENNLSELGKFSVKDLMKFKGIGEAKAVTIAAALELGRRRSGGETLSRKRISSSKDAYQILQPIIGELGHEEFWVLFLNNSNKVLRKEQVSKGGLTGTLVDVRLVMKTAIELSAVGMILGHNHPSGTLKPSQADKLLTAKLKTAAQSLDIQVLDHIIVTEKQYFSFADDGIL; translated from the coding sequence ATGGCTATAAAATCATCTACAGACGCTGCTTCCTATATTTCTATAAAAAATTGGTCTGAAGATGATAGGCCACGAGAGAAACTAATGGTAAAGGGACGTTCTGTATTATCTGATGCAGAGTTAATCGCTATTTTAATAAGTTCTGGTTCTAGAGAGGAAAGCGCAGTCTCACTAAGTAAACGCATTCTCTCCCAAGCCGAGAATAATCTTTCGGAGCTGGGTAAGTTTTCGGTAAAAGATTTAATGAAATTTAAAGGAATAGGAGAGGCAAAGGCCGTTACTATCGCTGCTGCGCTAGAACTAGGGAGAAGGAGAAGTGGTGGAGAGACGCTTTCGCGAAAGCGTATTTCTTCCTCAAAAGATGCTTATCAAATTTTACAACCCATCATAGGAGAGTTAGGGCACGAGGAATTCTGGGTGCTTTTTCTAAACAATTCAAACAAGGTACTACGCAAAGAGCAAGTGAGTAAAGGCGGACTCACGGGAACACTAGTAGATGTAAGGCTAGTAATGAAAACCGCCATAGAACTTAGTGCTGTGGGAATGATTTTAGGGCACAATCACCCTTCTGGAACCCTTAAACCATCACAAGCAGATAAGCTACTTACTGCCAAACTGAAAACGGCTGCGCAGAGTCTAGATATCCAAGTCTTAGACCATATTATTGTGACCGAAAAACAGTATTTTAGCTTTGCCGATGACGGCATTCTATAA
- a CDS encoding polysaccharide deacetylase family protein has translation MLLVYTHKITPRVSYTFKHICTRILGVPVQFTSKLEAFIAHEGPKLSYTNKKLGNELHIRSTDLLFDQGVLSMDISVQDWDGVPCFFQIREATTEIPYDIFAATFYLLSRYEEYLPHVKDDLGRFPASESLGGIHDFLQQPVIDIWIHRFAAVLVNSFPAIELKESTYHTHMMVTVPQAFKYRKLGVLRMLGGYVRDISKLRLREILRRTQVLVGARKDPYDTFGWLTNVQKNEKCLFQVFFQVGDYGKDGKNIKHSKRSFQTTIKMVGDYCKVGLLVSPQAARDKVSLGLERKRLEEIEHRPLRSIHISNFKLNLPHVYRDALDQEIQQDFTMGYDGIIGFRAGTSQSFLYYDLDYEIQTPLVVNPVCMQSDAIINYKNHTIDFVLLKELQDRLKNVGGVFRISFSNASFDDIYSKKLFRHLLANG, from the coding sequence ATGTTACTTGTTTATACGCATAAAATCACACCTCGTGTTTCATATACATTCAAACATATATGTACGCGTATTTTAGGCGTGCCTGTGCAATTTACTAGCAAGTTAGAAGCTTTTATTGCTCACGAGGGACCTAAACTTTCTTATACTAACAAAAAATTAGGTAACGAACTTCACATAAGAAGCACAGACTTGCTCTTTGATCAAGGAGTACTTTCTATGGATATAAGCGTACAAGACTGGGATGGAGTTCCTTGTTTTTTTCAAATAAGAGAAGCAACAACTGAGATTCCCTATGATATTTTTGCCGCAACATTTTATTTATTAAGTAGGTATGAAGAGTATTTACCACATGTAAAGGATGACTTGGGACGCTTTCCCGCTTCAGAAAGTCTAGGGGGAATACATGATTTTTTACAGCAGCCAGTCATTGATATATGGATACATCGTTTTGCAGCAGTACTAGTTAATAGTTTTCCAGCAATTGAGTTGAAAGAAAGCACCTATCATACACATATGATGGTTACGGTGCCTCAGGCTTTCAAATACAGAAAGCTAGGCGTGTTACGCATGCTAGGAGGTTATGTGAGAGATATAAGTAAATTACGCTTGCGCGAAATTTTACGACGCACACAAGTATTAGTAGGTGCACGTAAAGATCCTTACGACACCTTCGGCTGGCTTACTAATGTGCAGAAAAATGAAAAATGCCTCTTTCAAGTATTTTTTCAAGTGGGAGATTATGGTAAGGATGGTAAGAATATTAAACATTCTAAGCGTAGCTTTCAAACTACCATAAAAATGGTGGGTGATTATTGCAAAGTAGGTCTGTTAGTATCGCCACAAGCTGCACGTGACAAGGTTTCCTTAGGTCTAGAACGAAAGCGTCTAGAAGAAATAGAACATAGACCCTTGCGTAGCATACACATCTCAAATTTTAAATTGAATTTACCGCACGTGTATCGCGATGCTTTAGATCAAGAGATTCAACAAGATTTTACTATGGGCTATGACGGTATTATAGGTTTTAGAGCAGGTACATCACAATCATTCTTGTATTACGATCTTGATTATGAAATCCAGACTCCACTAGTCGTAAACCCAGTTTGCATGCAGTCTGATGCAATTATAAATTATAAAAACCATACCATTGATTTTGTACTTCTCAAGGAGTTACAAGACCGCCTTAAGAACGTGGGAGGCGTATTTAGAATTTCTTTTTCTAATGCCTCCTTTGATGATATTTACAGCAAAAAACTCTTTAGACACTTACTAGCAAATGGCTAA
- a CDS encoding YjjG family noncanonical pyrimidine nucleotidase, which yields MANITDIFFDLDHTLWDFDRNSGLAFAKIFELNNLSINYDEFLEVYSPINFQQWKWYREERITKAQLRYGRFKKTFDKMGISVTDDIIDRLSDDYINHLPQNNFLFDGTIELLDYLAPNYKMHIITNGFQEVQTTKMKKSGLTPYFQTMTTSESANVKKPNPKIFHVAMEKAGATASTSLMIGDTYEADIVGAINVGMDAICFNYHKLKLPSGIKEVKSIPQLKEYL from the coding sequence ATGGCTAATATTACAGATATATTTTTTGACCTTGATCACACATTATGGGACTTTGACCGTAATAGTGGTTTGGCTTTCGCCAAAATTTTTGAACTCAACAATCTCTCTATTAATTATGACGAGTTCTTAGAAGTTTATAGTCCTATAAATTTCCAGCAATGGAAATGGTATAGAGAAGAACGTATCACGAAAGCACAGCTGCGCTACGGAAGATTTAAAAAGACCTTTGACAAGATGGGGATTTCTGTTACAGATGATATTATTGATAGACTCTCTGATGATTACATTAATCACTTGCCACAGAATAACTTTCTATTTGATGGTACTATCGAGTTATTAGATTATCTAGCGCCTAATTATAAGATGCACATTATTACTAATGGCTTTCAAGAAGTGCAAACTACCAAAATGAAGAAGTCAGGACTTACCCCTTATTTTCAAACTATGACCACTAGTGAGTCTGCCAATGTTAAGAAACCAAATCCTAAAATTTTTCATGTAGCTATGGAAAAAGCAGGAGCTACTGCTAGTACTAGCCTCATGATAGGGGATACGTATGAGGCAGATATTGTAGGGGCTATAAATGTAGGAATGGATGCAATATGTTTCAATTACCATAAATTGAAATTACCATCAGGCATTAAAGAAGTCAAGAGTATACCACAACTCAAAGAGTATCTTTAA